The Methanobrevibacter sp. nucleotide sequence TACTTCTTCATAAGGGCAATGTTTCAACAAAACAGATTGCCAAGGAAACTTCACGCAATTTCGGTTTCAAATCCACCTCCAAAAAGACTGCAGCAAGAATCAACAGTGTTTTAGATTTAATGATTGCAAACAACCGTGTAAAAATAGTCAATGATTATGTTGAGCTAAATTAGGTGATTTTCATGTCTACAAAAGTTAAATCTCCTGATAATTTGCCGAATAAGCCAGGTGTCTATATAATGAGGGATAACACAGACACCATAATTTACATCGGAAAGGCAAAAAACCTTATAAAAAGGGTTAAATCTTATTTCAGGGAAAAGCTGGACAGGCCAAAAACCCAAATACTGATGAGCCATTTCGACAGTCTGGAATATATTGTCACCAATTCCGAAAAGGAGGCTCTGATTTTAGAGGCAACTTTAATCAAAAAGCATCGCCCTAGATATAACGTTCAGCTTAAGGATGATAAGAGATATCCATATGTAAAAATCACAGATGAGAAGTTTCCTCGTCTTGTCATTACAAGAAACGTTACCAAAAACGGCATTTATTACGGTCCGTTTACTGATGTGGGTTCTGTAAAGCAGACTGTAAAATTTTTAAAGTCCTTATTTAAGATTAGAACCTGTAGAAATATGCATGGGCCTTGTCTGAATTCCCAGATTGATTTGTGTTATGCTCCATGTGACGGAAAGATTTCAGAAAAGGAGTATGCTGAAATAATCAATAAGATTGACTTGTTTTTCCAGGGCAAATACTCAACAATAGTCAGGAACCTCAAAAAGGAAATGATGGATGCTGCAGGCAAGGAGGAATATGAAAAAGCCGCTGTTATAAGAGATCAGATAGCTTCAATTGAAGAGATTATGGAAAAGCAGTTTGTTGATCTCGTTGATGATGATTTGGACCAGGACGTTATAGCTATCGCACCGGGTGAAAATGAAGTGGTTGTAATAATCATGCCTATCAGAAACGGCAAGATTGTCGGGCGAGATGACTTTTTGATGAGCGCTTCACAATATGATTCATCATCCGAAATCATGTTTGCATTTATTCAACAGTATTACGGATATAACCGTCACGTTCCAAAACAGATTCTCTTGGATGAGGATATTGATGAAAAGGAACTGCTGGAAGAGTGGCTAAGTGATTTAAGGGGAAACAAAGTTCACATTAAAGTTCCTCAGAAAGGTGTCAAGTTGCGTCTTGTAAAGATGGCTCGTAAGAATGCGGAAATAATCAAGCATCAAAAGAAAAAGATGGAATCAGCTTTAATTGAGCTTAAAAAATATCTGAAGCTTGAAAAGTTGCCGCGCGTTATTGAAGGTTATGATATAAGTAACATTTCAGGCAAGTTTGCGGTGGGCTCCAAGGTGTCCTTTAAGGACGGCAAGCCCAACAAAAAAATGTATAAACATTTCAAAATGGAAACTCCCGGACCGAACGATTTTGCAATGATGGAGGAATTGCTGACCCGCAGGTTAAAAATGATTGACAGAGACCCCGAACCTGACCTTATAGTGATTGATGGAGGTAAGGGACAGCTTGGTATGGCATGCGGAGTTTTGGATAAGTTAAATCTGACTCATATTCCCATAATTGGTCTTGCTAAGGAATTTGAAGAGATATTTATTCCTAATTCAAGCCGTCCGATTATAATTCCTAAAAATAACAAGGCATTGCATTTGCTTCAGCAGGTGAGGGATGAATCACACCGCTTTGCAATTACCTATCATAGAAAACTGCGCAGCAAGAATATCTCGGCCTCTTCACTGGACGATATCGCTGGAATTGGTAAAAAAAGAAAGATGATTCTTTTAAAAGAATTTGAAACAATCGATAACATTAAAAAGGCATCAATTGGGGAATTATCTAAAATAGAGGGTATGAATCAAAAAACGGCTGAAAATGTCTATAATTATTATCACTAATTCCTTATTAAGTTTTAGAAAAAAATACTAATTTTCCATTAACTTTAAATATAAGTATTTTTAAAAAGTTTCATAACTAAAAGTAAAGGAATTAAATTTATGGTTAAATGTCCAAGATGCGGTTATGAAAATGCAACCTCATCTACATATTGTCATAATTGCCACTACCTCCTGTCAGACAAGAAAATGAAAAATACTGGTCGGCATCGGGGTTGGAGCATAGGCATTGCGAAAAAAATTGTAATTGTTTTGGGAATAATTATCATTGCTTTTTTATTATTTTCATTTGCTTATAATAATTCTCAACCTTCTAGTAATGAAGCATTAAATATAGTTAGTGACGATGGAAGCCAACATCAGTCTTCTTCTTATCCATTCAAAGCTGTTATTAAATATAATGGTAATTGGTATGCCAAAATGGGTGATCCTAATTACCTTATCGAAAAAACAGGTACAGGAACAAGTTCATATACTCTGGATTGTGCAGCATGGGATGATGTGGAAATAAGTGCTGAGAAATATGGCGGTGAAGGTGAACTAACAATCCAGCTTTTAAGAAATGGTAAAGTTGTAGCTGAAAATTCAACTACAGACGGTTATGGTGATGTATCAATTAAATATGACAGTTAAATCTGATTAACTTTCTGTTCAAGTAATTCCACTAGTTCATCAGTTTTATAGAGTCTGATTTCAGTTTCATCTTCTTTGAATATTCTTAAAAATTCGATTAAATCGTTACATATCTGGTCGTATTGAATGCTGTAGGTATTAAAGTTAGACAGTAGTCCGAATGCTTTCTGTTGGTCTAATTTAGGTTCATCCCTTAAAATACGTTCCATATTTGCAAAATGAGTTTCAATCATGATTTTTTCTTGTTTTAAATAATTTAAATATTCTTCAATTTTGTCATCGCTAGCCATTGTAATCACTTGTTTTAAAATATAATGATTAAAATATAAATAGTTTCATGAATATAATTGTATTATTATAAGGGGCATAAAGAATGATAAAAGTAGAAAATGTAAGTAAAGATTATGAATTGGATGATGGAACTAAAATAACCGCTTTAACAGATGTTAGTTTTGAAGTTGAAGAAGGAGAAATTCTGGGAATTATGGGAAAAAGCGGTTCAGGTAAAACAACACTGCTTAGAGCATTAAGGGGAGTTGAACACATTGACGCAGGAAAAATCACAGTTGGTGATGTCAGTGTGGATTCAGATTCTTCTCAATTTTATTATAATAATCTTAAAAAAGAAACAGCTATTCATCTTCAAAGGTCATTCGGCGTATGGCCAGATACCGTACGTGAAAATGTTTTAAGAAAATTATATGCTAGAAGATACTTTGATGAAGGAGATACAAACTTTGAAGTTGCAGAAAGTGAATTCGGTGAGGAAGCTGATGAACTTCTGGAACTTGTTTCATTGACCCATAAGGCGGATCATTATGCTTCTGTTTTAAGCGGAGGTGAAAAGCAAAGACTTATCATGGCTCGTCAGCTTGCAAAAAAACCGAAAGCTTTACTTCTTGATGAACCTGCTACTATGGCATGCCCTAAAACCAAACAGGAAATATTGGATGCTGTTAAAAAAATTAACAAGGAATTGAATATCACAGTCGTTCTGGTTTCACACTTGCCTGATGTGCAGAAATATCTGGCGGATAGAGTGATTTTACTTGAGGACGGCCAAATTGCTGATGAAGGAACTCCTGAAGAGATTTGTGACAAGTTCATGGCTGATATGGAACCTATAGTGGACATAGAAAATATATCAACTGATAAAGATTTGATTGACGTTAAGGATGTTTATAAAAGGTTCTATTTATTGACTGGAGGGGAAGTTCTCCAGATGAAGGACATTAACTTCAAAGTGCAGGACAAAAACATTTTAAGCATCATAGGTCCGAGTGGAGCGGGTAAAACTGTTCTTTTAAGGATGCTTGGAGGATTAGATTATCCCGATAAAGGTGACATCCTCTATTACTCCGAAGGTGAATGGAGAGACATTGAAATGCCTGGTTTGAGCCGTATGAAAATCCGTTCAAAGTTAGGTTTCATGCATCAGGAATTTGCATTAAGCCATTATGCTACAGTTTTAAACCAGCTGGCGGCAAGACTAGGATATAAAAATGCAAACGTTGTTAAGGAAGCTCAGGAAAGGGCAAAAAGAATAGGTGTCAGTGAAGAGCTTCTGGATTCATTCTATTTATTGACAGACCTTTCTGAAATGGAGGCCAAACATCGTCTTGAACAGATTGGTTTGGATGCCGATATTTTAAATGACCTATTCCCAAGATTTCCAGAAACCGCTACCA carries:
- the uvrC gene encoding excinuclease ABC subunit UvrC; protein product: MSTKVKSPDNLPNKPGVYIMRDNTDTIIYIGKAKNLIKRVKSYFREKLDRPKTQILMSHFDSLEYIVTNSEKEALILEATLIKKHRPRYNVQLKDDKRYPYVKITDEKFPRLVITRNVTKNGIYYGPFTDVGSVKQTVKFLKSLFKIRTCRNMHGPCLNSQIDLCYAPCDGKISEKEYAEIINKIDLFFQGKYSTIVRNLKKEMMDAAGKEEYEKAAVIRDQIASIEEIMEKQFVDLVDDDLDQDVIAIAPGENEVVVIIMPIRNGKIVGRDDFLMSASQYDSSSEIMFAFIQQYYGYNRHVPKQILLDEDIDEKELLEEWLSDLRGNKVHIKVPQKGVKLRLVKMARKNAEIIKHQKKKMESALIELKKYLKLEKLPRVIEGYDISNISGKFAVGSKVSFKDGKPNKKMYKHFKMETPGPNDFAMMEELLTRRLKMIDRDPEPDLIVIDGGKGQLGMACGVLDKLNLTHIPIIGLAKEFEEIFIPNSSRPIIIPKNNKALHLLQQVRDESHRFAITYHRKLRSKNISASSLDDIAGIGKKRKMILLKEFETIDNIKKASIGELSKIEGMNQKTAENVYNYYH
- a CDS encoding zinc ribbon domain-containing protein; protein product: MVKCPRCGYENATSSTYCHNCHYLLSDKKMKNTGRHRGWSIGIAKKIVIVLGIIIIAFLLFSFAYNNSQPSSNEALNIVSDDGSQHQSSSYPFKAVIKYNGNWYAKMGDPNYLIEKTGTGTSSYTLDCAAWDDVEISAEKYGGEGELTIQLLRNGKVVAENSTTDGYGDVSIKYDS
- a CDS encoding ATP-binding cassette domain-containing protein, translated to MIKVENVSKDYELDDGTKITALTDVSFEVEEGEILGIMGKSGSGKTTLLRALRGVEHIDAGKITVGDVSVDSDSSQFYYNNLKKETAIHLQRSFGVWPDTVRENVLRKLYARRYFDEGDTNFEVAESEFGEEADELLELVSLTHKADHYASVLSGGEKQRLIMARQLAKKPKALLLDEPATMACPKTKQEILDAVKKINKELNITVVLVSHLPDVQKYLADRVILLEDGQIADEGTPEEICDKFMADMEPIVDIENISTDKDLIDVKDVYKRFYLLTGGEVLQMKDINFKVQDKNILSIIGPSGAGKTVLLRMLGGLDYPDKGDILYYSEGEWRDIEMPGLSRMKIRSKLGFMHQEFALSHYATVLNQLAARLGYKNANVVKEAQERAKRIGVSEELLDSFYLLTDLSEMEAKHRLEQIGLDADILNDLFPRFPETATKEAVADIFESLDLDLDILHRRSYELSGGQKVRVMLALILVSRPKFLLLDEPFGDLDPVTLRDVTNSLKKISHDYGITVVMISHNTDFIKELSNRAIFMDDGKIIDDSENIDEIVDNFIDFCHADYLKGE